The following proteins are encoded in a genomic region of Ornithodoros turicata isolate Travis chromosome 6, ASM3712646v1, whole genome shotgun sequence:
- the LOC135399333 gene encoding uncharacterized protein LOC135399333, whose translation MDDTYITAYYNSLVEATSSCRPARRANYVQSLHSTIAHLKDRLGGKGINIARPCTGSSENDCWIFSHLTVWNEILYAINSELREDRVGLLALCSLDGVLLPGYKGRTEACVAVHWLLKEHHCICTVELDDVSLVKDHAFLFCNALSVSKAVKNFVLSLCHFNSEYGAELGAAVGRMTCLDKFKLLLHQRGTYIHDDYIADMGASIGSTNTLTELSLEKTRWPSNAVAFLNGVKTCTNLKVLCVTLTELSDSGARGLSDLLLNNPDLEKIELKGILFTHCELCAIAEKLTATPLLKLQTLQLHHCRLHASALGLLTRALQKHKALISLKIIDCNLDCINLESLVHGLDHCGYLCELCLDCNSIKDLGATALARYLGVAQKLEVLSLKRNMLSSCGVMAIIEASIQKGSDTKLYFGHVEVNEEEAHKISQTLEAEGAHERVQMVYGSTGCFQLGKVLRTNKYKLDQIAFDGDFELTPKHFVELFSSLSCNCTVKHLAVETGAFDGASAQELGCLLLTNKTLKSLELGAILQPSHMIILFENLAKNTSLSKLVLPYSRFDASTTRVFVSMLKMNRTLNEFRTFLGASEPLSILVDGLPDNYTLLELNILPEVYNRKVMFDVGEVRRRNYALLNKAAKFALMKSPERSLALAFEKVCMNDSLTSHLKRINAMSEEAAKMLIRQAARCITDQYTVLSGIVKEKLECCRNSGDAVQIDQLSAECLQKIFSYLRLEDVMWSDGKM comes from the coding sequence ATGGACGACACGTATATCACTGCCTACTACAACTCCCTCGTTGAAGCTACGTCAAGCTGTAGACCAGCTCGGCGAGCAAATTACGTCCAGTCACTTCACAGTACCATCGCACACTTGAAAGATCGTTTGGGAGGCAAAGGTATAAACATCGCACGCCCGTGCACGGGGAGCAGCGAAAACGACTGCTGGATATTCTCGCATTTAACTGTTTGGAACGAGATCCTCTACGCAATAAACAGTGAGCTCAGAGAAGACAGGGTTGGTCTGCTAGCGCTTTGCTCGCTGGATGGCGTACTACTCCCAGGTTACAAAGGAAGGACCGAGGCATGCGTTGCAGTACATTGGCTGCTGAAGGAGCATCACTGCATTTGCACGGTTGAGCTAGATGACGTGTCACTAGTGAAGGACCACGCTTTCTTGTTCTGCAATGCACTTTCGGTGAGCAAAGCCGTGAAAAATTTTGTCCTGTCCTTGTGTCATTTCAACAGCGAATACGGTGCTGAATTGGGCGCTGCTGTAGGACGCATGACATGCCTCGATAAATTTAAACTGCTTCTGCACCAAAGGGGCACATACATACACGATGATTATATTGCTGATATGGGTGCCAGTATTGGATCGACGAATACGCTAACTGAACTGTCTCTCGAGAAAACGAGGTGGCCGAGCAACGCCGTGGCATTTTTAAATGGTGTGAAGACTTGTACAAACTTGAAAGTTTTGTGCGTCACCCTCACGGAGCTCAGTGACAGTGGTGCCCGTGGCCTCTCCGACCTGTTACTAAACAACCCAGACTTAgaaaaaattgaattgaaaggAATCCTGTTCACACACTGTGAGCTATGTGCCATCGCGGAGAAGCTAACAGCCACCCCTCTGTTGAAGTTGCAAACATTGCAGTTGCATCATTGTAGACTTCATGCATCTGCACTTGGTCTGCTTACACGTGCACTGCAAAAGCACAAGGCTTTGATTTCGCTCAAGATAATTGACTGTAATTTGGACTGTATTAATTTGGAGTCTCTCGTACATGGGCTTGACCATTGTGGTTACCTATGCGAGCTGTGCTTGGATTGTAACAGCATCAAGGACTTGGGTGCCACTGCCCTGGCAAGGTACCTGGGTGTAGCCCAGAAGTTGGAAGTTCTTTCCCTAAAGCGCAACATGCTATCGAGCTGTGGTGTGATGGCCATCATCGAAGCCTCTATACAAAAGGGGTCAGACACTAAGTTGTACTTTGGACACGTCGAAGTCAACGAAGAGGAAGCACACAAAATCAGTCAGACTTTGGAGGCTGAGGGAGCTCATGAAAGGGTCCAGATGGTTTATGGTTCCACCGGCTGCTTTCAGTTAGGAAAAGTGCTTCGGACAAACAAGTACAAATTGGACCAAATAGCTTTTGACGGAGATTTTGAATTGACGCCCAAGCATTTTGTAGAACTGTTCAGTTCACTTTCTTGCAACTGTACCGTTAAACATCTCGCAGTAGAAACTGGTGCATTCGACGGGGCATCGGCACAAGAGCTCGGATGTCTTCTGTTGACAAACAAAACGCTCAAGTCATTAGAGTTAGGAGCGATTCTTCAGCCATCACACATGATTATATTGTTTGAGAACCTCGCAAAAAATACCTCACTTTCTAAACTTGTTCTTCCCTATAGCAGATTTGATGCAAGCACCACACGTGTATTCGTAAGCATGCTCAAGATGAACAGGACTCTCAACGAATTTAGGACTTTCCTCGGAGCCAGCGAACCATTGAGTATACTAGTCGATGGCTTGCCAGATAACTACACACTTCTCGAACTTAATATTTTACCGGAGGTATACAACAGAAAAGTCATGTTCGATGTCGGAGAAGTCCGCCGTCGAAACTATGCGCTGCTGAACAAGGCAGCAAAGTTTGCGTTGATGAAGTCACCCGAGAGAAGTTTGGCATTGGCTTTCGAGAAAGTGTGCATGAACGACTCTTTGACATCTCATTTGAAAAGAATTAATGCGATGTCAGAAGAAGCTGCAAAGATGCTTATCAGACAAGCAGCTAGGTGTATTACGGACCAGTACACCGTCCTAAGTGGTATCGTGAAGGAGAAGCTGGAGTGTTGCCGGAACAGTGGTGACGCAGTTCAGATTGACCAACTGAGTGCCGAATGCCTTCAGAAAATATTTTCATATCTAAGGCTGGAAGATGTTATGTGGAGTGATGGCAAAATGTAG